In Candidatus Desulforudis audaxviator MP104C, a genomic segment contains:
- the cobM gene encoding precorrin-4 C(11)-methyltransferase, with translation MTVYFIGAGPGDPELITVRGKRLLERCPVVIYAGSLVNPEILRWARADAEKHDASRLDLEAQLAVITEAAAAGRDVARLHTGDPSLYGALAEQVRALERLGIPYEVVPGVSACFAAAALLGKEYTLPGGSQTLILTRRAGRTPVPESESLARLAAARASLALYLSAADAAGVQDDLLPAYGAECPAAVVYRATWPDQRIIRCRLADLAAAVRESGVERHALILVGSFLEQDGGASYLYSKERLRGEG, from the coding sequence TTGACCGTTTATTTCATCGGCGCCGGGCCGGGGGACCCCGAACTGATCACGGTGCGGGGGAAGCGCCTTCTGGAGCGCTGCCCAGTGGTCATTTACGCGGGCAGCCTGGTCAACCCGGAAATCCTGCGCTGGGCGCGGGCCGACGCAGAGAAGCACGACGCCAGCCGGCTGGACCTGGAGGCGCAATTGGCCGTGATCACCGAAGCCGCGGCTGCGGGACGCGATGTCGCCCGGCTGCACACCGGAGATCCCTCGCTTTACGGGGCCCTCGCCGAACAGGTCCGCGCCCTGGAGCGCCTGGGCATTCCTTACGAGGTGGTGCCGGGGGTCAGCGCCTGCTTCGCGGCGGCAGCCTTGCTGGGTAAGGAATACACCCTTCCCGGGGGCTCGCAGACCCTGATCCTGACGCGCCGGGCGGGGCGCACGCCGGTGCCCGAAAGCGAAAGCCTGGCGCGGCTGGCCGCGGCCCGGGCCAGCCTGGCGCTGTACTTGAGCGCCGCCGACGCGGCGGGAGTACAGGACGATTTACTCCCCGCCTACGGCGCCGAATGCCCGGCGGCCGTGGTTTACCGGGCGACCTGGCCCGACCAGCGGATTATCCGCTGCCGCCTCGCGGATCTGGCCGCAGCCGTCCGGGAGTCGGGGGTTGAGCGGCATGCCCTGATCCTGGTCGGGTCCTTCCTGGAGCAGGACGGCGGGGCCAGCTATCTTTATTCGAAGGAGCGTTTGCGGGGTGAAGGATAA
- the cobI gene encoding precorrin-2 C(20)-methyltransferase — translation MRGETQGSFWGVGLGPGDPELMSLKAKRLIEEADCVVVPKSSLAGESLALEIARPFIGEKPVLECEFPMRRDERELAPYWAAAAEKIAERVRRGEKVVFLTLGDCLTYSTYCYVLRELRQRLAPGLIHSVPGITSYAAAASAANFPLGEKDERIAVVPVPRGDLAPVRQVLEEFETVVLMKVAKQLPAVINLLREMGLDGHAVFASHVSQPEEYLTSDLQSLPEGEHGYLSVILVRKKGGRVS, via the coding sequence GTGAGAGGTGAAACGCAGGGATCATTCTGGGGCGTCGGGCTTGGCCCCGGGGACCCGGAGCTGATGTCGCTGAAAGCGAAACGCCTTATCGAGGAAGCGGACTGCGTGGTCGTGCCGAAGTCCAGCCTGGCCGGGGAGAGCCTGGCCCTGGAAATCGCCCGCCCGTTCATAGGTGAAAAACCCGTACTGGAATGCGAGTTCCCCATGCGCCGTGACGAGCGGGAACTGGCACCTTACTGGGCGGCGGCCGCCGAGAAAATCGCCGAAAGGGTCCGGCGGGGGGAGAAGGTGGTCTTCCTGACGCTGGGGGACTGCCTTACCTACAGCACCTACTGCTACGTCCTGCGGGAGCTGCGCCAGAGGCTTGCGCCGGGACTGATCCACTCGGTCCCGGGTATCACCAGTTATGCCGCGGCGGCGTCCGCCGCCAACTTCCCCTTGGGCGAGAAGGACGAGCGAATTGCGGTGGTGCCGGTGCCTCGCGGTGACCTGGCACCCGTGCGGCAAGTCCTGGAAGAGTTCGAGACGGTGGTACTGATGAAGGTTGCCAAGCAGCTGCCCGCCGTGATCAACCTGCTGCGCGAAATGGGCTTGGACGGACACGCCGTCTTCGCCAGCCACGTTTCCCAGCCGGAGGAGTACCTTACGTCGGACCTGCAATCCCTGCCGGAGGGCGAACACGGTTACCTGTCGGTGATCCTGGTGCGCAAAAAAGGGGGGCGTGTGTCTTGA
- the cbiE gene encoding precorrin-6y C5,15-methyltransferase (decarboxylating) subunit CbiE, translating into MKPERGKLTIVGCGPGGAEYLTQQALTAVAEADLLCGPRFLLDLFPEAQGERVVTGPDARQVAALILSRMDECRVALLVTGDPGLHSLAGPVARLLGRERVQVVPGVSSVQLAFARLGLPWENARVFSLHGVSEEEAELVLGALATVSTAAVLCSPAWTPGKIFGVLRNTAGHRRAHVFWDLGRPTEGRMAGTVTELAGRFEGPGRSVLILTEAEE; encoded by the coding sequence ATGAAACCGGAACGGGGGAAACTGACCATCGTGGGTTGCGGGCCGGGCGGGGCGGAGTATTTGACGCAGCAGGCCCTTACGGCGGTAGCCGAGGCGGACTTGCTCTGCGGCCCCCGGTTTCTGCTCGACCTCTTCCCGGAGGCCCAGGGCGAGCGGGTGGTGACAGGCCCCGACGCCCGGCAGGTGGCGGCCCTGATCCTTTCCCGCATGGACGAATGCCGCGTGGCGCTCCTGGTGACGGGCGATCCCGGGCTGCACAGCCTGGCCGGCCCGGTGGCGCGCCTTCTCGGCCGGGAAAGGGTACAGGTTGTTCCTGGGGTGAGTTCAGTGCAACTTGCCTTTGCACGTCTGGGCCTTCCTTGGGAAAACGCTCGGGTTTTCAGTTTGCACGGCGTTTCCGAGGAAGAGGCAGAGCTTGTCCTAGGCGCTCTGGCTACTGTGTCTACCGCCGCCGTACTTTGTTCACCGGCCTGGACACCCGGGAAAATCTTTGGTGTACTTCGGAATACGGCGGGGCACCGCCGGGCTCACGTTTTCTGGGACCTGGGGCGACCTACGGAAGGGCGGATGGCCGGGACGGTCACTGAACTGGCCGGACGTTTTGAAGGTCCCGGTCGAAGTGTATTGATTTTGACGGAGGCGGAAGAGTGA
- the cbiD gene encoding cobalt-precorrin-5B (C(1))-methyltransferase CbiD: MNGGGGRGRGQKRFCRNSGLRRGYTTGTCAAAAARGAALWLLEGRFPERVAILLPGGEQVTLPVHAVFRGTSAAQCCVIKDAGDDPDVTDGMAIHAHVEFAAAPGVVIDGGEGVGRVTKPGLPVPVGEAAINPVPRAMIAGALAGLVPTGGGWKVTVSVPGGDNVAWRTFNPRLGIAGGISILGTTGYVEPRSLDALRRSLPPLLDVLRASGCGEVCLVPGNIGRRAARRLQPPPAEEQIVEVSDFLGFMLDEASQRGFARIVLVGHPGKLAKILNGDWQTHSRFAGPANGAIIDFCAAAGLPEDLIRRLGELSTVEAIQQALINEGYGRLLGMLASRIRVLVQERLGPGPYVAVHLCDLQGNIVGEAP, from the coding sequence ATGAACGGCGGTGGCGGCCGGGGGAGGGGACAAAAACGATTTTGCCGCAACAGCGGCCTGCGGCGAGGTTACACGACCGGAACGTGCGCGGCGGCGGCGGCGCGGGGCGCCGCCCTCTGGCTGCTCGAGGGGCGCTTTCCCGAAAGGGTCGCGATTCTTTTGCCCGGCGGTGAACAGGTAACCCTCCCGGTGCATGCGGTCTTCCGCGGCACGTCCGCCGCCCAGTGTTGCGTGATTAAGGATGCGGGTGATGACCCCGACGTAACCGACGGGATGGCCATCCACGCCCACGTCGAATTTGCCGCCGCCCCGGGCGTTGTCATCGACGGGGGGGAGGGCGTGGGGCGCGTCACCAAACCGGGCCTTCCCGTCCCGGTGGGCGAGGCCGCGATCAATCCCGTGCCGCGGGCGATGATCGCCGGCGCGCTGGCCGGCCTTGTTCCCACCGGCGGGGGCTGGAAGGTTACCGTTTCCGTTCCGGGAGGGGATAATGTCGCCTGGCGCACCTTTAATCCGCGGCTGGGCATTGCCGGGGGCATCTCGATTCTCGGCACCACCGGCTATGTCGAGCCGCGCAGCCTCGACGCCCTGCGGCGCTCGCTCCCGCCGCTCCTGGACGTCCTGCGCGCCTCCGGCTGCGGGGAGGTCTGCCTGGTCCCGGGCAACATCGGCCGCCGGGCGGCGCGGCGCTTGCAGCCGCCGCCCGCGGAGGAGCAGATCGTTGAGGTCAGCGACTTCCTGGGTTTCATGCTCGACGAGGCATCCCAGCGGGGTTTTGCCCGGATCGTCCTCGTCGGGCACCCGGGTAAGCTGGCCAAGATCCTGAACGGGGACTGGCAGACGCACTCCAGATTTGCCGGGCCGGCCAACGGCGCCATCATCGACTTCTGTGCTGCTGCCGGCCTGCCGGAAGACCTCATCCGGCGTTTGGGGGAACTGTCGACGGTGGAAGCGATCCAGCAGGCGCTGATTAATGAAGGGTACGGCCGTTTACTCGGGATGCTGGCGTCCAGGATCAGGGTTCTCGTGCAAGAAAGGCTGGGCCCGGGACCTTACGTGGCGGTGCATCTCTGCGACCTGCAGGGGAACATCGTGGGGGAGGCGCCATGA
- a CDS encoding sirohydrochlorin chelatase — protein MRAIILLGHGSRVPEAAREMEILAGMLREITGIPLVRVCFLSRLGPHLPETLAACVADGAVEIIVIPYFLHAGLHILVDIPGELQKLAADYPGIRIVYGRHLGCDPVFADILARRVQESLSLPDVREIKVPDRARYPVPPGQGEFVEVLPDFCAGGRGE, from the coding sequence ATGCGCGCAATAATTCTGTTAGGACACGGGAGCCGCGTGCCCGAAGCAGCCCGGGAAATGGAAATCCTGGCGGGGATGCTGCGGGAGATCACCGGAATCCCGCTGGTGCGGGTTTGTTTTCTCTCCCGCCTGGGACCACACCTGCCCGAAACCCTGGCGGCCTGTGTCGCCGACGGCGCCGTGGAGATCATTGTTATCCCCTACTTCCTGCACGCCGGGCTGCACATCCTCGTCGACATCCCCGGCGAACTGCAGAAGCTGGCGGCGGATTACCCCGGCATAAGGATCGTCTACGGGCGGCATCTGGGTTGCGACCCGGTCTTCGCGGACATCCTGGCGCGCCGCGTGCAGGAGTCACTAAGCCTGCCCGACGTGCGCGAGATCAAGGTGCCCGACCGTGCCCGGTACCCGGTACCGCCCGGGCAGGGCGAGTTCGTGGAAGTGCTCCCCGATTTTTGCGCCGGCGGGCGAGGGGAATGA
- a CDS encoding precorrin-8X methylmutase, with protein MHDAVFEVRGVTYRYPDGTPGLRGVSAVLRRGERIAVLGANGAGKTTLFLHLVGVHRPNEGSVYFDGRPLSYDRRALQFLRRRVGMVFQDPDAQLFSASVYQDVSFGPLNLGLSETEARRRVEQALAAAGIADLVERPTHALSHGEKKRAALAGVLAMEPEVLIFDEPTAGLDPQGASEMVELLRRLQAGGKTVLFSTHDVDLAYTAADWCLVLAGGRVVGQGPPAEVFRNQVLLAAAGLVRPWLLDLFEEVRRRGWVADGEKPPLHREALLRALEDGLGAGRMPPEGSVGAAPGVAGVSGAKDTPTTPGGLPQKSRVYALYERPVSGDEIEAESFRRIEAEAPLHSYSPEEWSVVRRLVHTTADFGLVGTVHFSAGAVEAGIRALKRGACIFADADMIRAGISLGRLRRACHAYTAEHVHCLIAHPAVMDEARAAGLPRSLFAVRMARPILEGGIALVGNSPVALLELNRMIREGEVRPALVVAMPVGFIHVEESKRELMELDVPYICLAGRRGGSTLAVAALHALAVLTAGDQGPTTDV; from the coding sequence GTGCACGACGCGGTTTTTGAAGTGCGGGGAGTGACTTACCGCTATCCGGACGGCACGCCCGGGCTGCGGGGCGTCAGCGCGGTTTTGCGCCGGGGAGAGAGGATCGCCGTCCTGGGTGCAAACGGGGCGGGCAAGACGACGCTCTTTCTGCACTTGGTCGGCGTCCACAGACCGAACGAGGGAAGCGTGTATTTTGACGGCCGGCCCCTGTCCTACGACCGTCGTGCCCTGCAATTTTTGCGCCGCCGGGTCGGGATGGTTTTCCAGGACCCCGACGCCCAGCTTTTTTCGGCCAGCGTCTACCAGGACGTTTCCTTCGGCCCCCTTAACCTTGGTCTTTCCGAGACCGAGGCGCGCCGGCGTGTGGAACAAGCGCTTGCCGCGGCGGGCATCGCCGATCTGGTGGAACGCCCGACGCATGCGCTGTCGCACGGTGAAAAGAAGCGGGCGGCACTGGCGGGCGTGCTGGCCATGGAACCGGAGGTCCTGATCTTTGACGAGCCCACGGCCGGGCTCGACCCGCAGGGGGCCTCGGAAATGGTTGAACTCCTGCGGCGCCTGCAGGCCGGAGGGAAGACCGTGCTCTTCTCCACTCACGACGTTGACCTGGCTTATACCGCTGCCGACTGGTGCCTGGTGCTTGCCGGAGGACGGGTCGTCGGACAAGGGCCGCCGGCGGAGGTTTTCAGGAACCAGGTCCTTCTGGCCGCCGCCGGACTGGTCAGGCCGTGGCTGCTGGACCTTTTTGAAGAGGTCCGCCGCAGGGGCTGGGTGGCTGACGGCGAGAAGCCCCCGTTGCACCGGGAAGCCCTTCTGAGGGCCTTGGAGGACGGCCTCGGCGCCGGCAGGATGCCGCCGGAAGGAAGCGTGGGCGCGGCGCCGGGAGTCGCCGGGGTCAGCGGGGCGAAGGACACACCGACGACGCCGGGGGGCTTGCCGCAGAAGAGCCGGGTATACGCCCTCTACGAGCGACCGGTGTCGGGGGATGAGATCGAGGCCGAGTCCTTCCGCCGGATCGAGGCGGAAGCGCCGCTTCACAGTTACAGCCCCGAAGAATGGAGCGTGGTGCGGCGGCTCGTCCATACCACGGCGGACTTCGGCCTGGTGGGAACGGTGCACTTCTCAGCGGGAGCCGTCGAGGCCGGGATAAGGGCGCTGAAGCGGGGCGCCTGTATCTTCGCCGACGCCGATATGATCAGGGCGGGGATTTCCCTCGGCCGGCTCCGGCGGGCATGTCATGCCTACACGGCGGAACACGTTCACTGCCTGATCGCCCATCCGGCCGTGATGGACGAGGCCCGGGCCGCCGGCCTGCCGCGCTCGCTCTTCGCGGTGCGCATGGCCCGCCCTATCCTTGAAGGGGGTATCGCGCTGGTAGGCAATTCGCCGGTGGCCCTCCTGGAACTGAACAGGATGATCCGGGAAGGGGAGGTCAGGCCGGCCCTGGTGGTGGCCATGCCGGTAGGCTTCATCCACGTGGAGGAAAGCAAGCGGGAACTGATGGAGCTGGACGTGCCTTATATCTGCCTGGCCGGGCGGCGGGGAGGAAGCACCCTGGCGGTGGCGGCGCTGCACGCCCTGGCCGTGCTGACCGCCGGCGATCAAGGGCCGACTACCGATGTCTAA